One Brassica napus cultivar Da-Ae chromosome A5, Da-Ae, whole genome shotgun sequence DNA window includes the following coding sequences:
- the LOC106450401 gene encoding sister-chromatid cohesion protein 3-like, with protein sequence MEGAKRTRDQDQDDDNSGGGENQNQKQERSTSQDQKSPELDDDDFQETRPQSKRSRTLPSHQNLIEVVKGKVDLIPKAVKIWVERYENSPNLATSELLSMLFQACGAKYSIKEDLLDETDVDDVVVALVNLARSGEIEDYHTSRKKEHKNFKENLVSFWNCLITDSQNGPLFDKLLFDKCMDFIIALSCTPPRVYRHTATLMGLQLVTSFISVANTLGSHRETTQRQLNAETKKRPDGPLLHSLNKRLSLSHQHITTLEDMMRKIFTGLFVHRYRDVDPDIRMSCIQSLGIWISSYPSLFLQDLYLKYLGWTLNDKAAGVRKASLLALRKLYEMDENVPTLGLFTERFSNRMIEMADDVDLSAAVCAIGLVKQLLRHQLIPDDDLGPLYDLLIDQPQEIRRAIGELVYDHLIAQKFNSSPSGLTGHDDSSSEIHIFRMLQILREFSTDPILSVYVIDDVWEYMKAMKDWKCIISMLLDQNPRTGSTTDEDSTNLVRLLFASIRKAVGEKIIPSTDNRKQYHSKAQREMFENNRKDITVAMMKNYPQLLRKFMADKAKVSSLVEIVMFMKLELYSLKRQEQSFKAAVRLIKDAFFMNGEKEALRSCVKAITFCASESKGELQDFSRGKLKDLEDTLFDKLTSAIKEVKDGNDEYSLLVNLKRLYELQLLKPVLGESMYDELAMTLHDFRNLDEEVICFLLLNMHMYVVWSLHSVVNCETVSEASLSSLISKRDILFAELTYFLNGVEESRKYGNQLALRICALLAEEWCLFRKSTFESSKLEMLGYCPESVILKKFWKLCEEIFNTSDETDEEDENKEYVAETNRDVAAIAACKLVNCGVVPKDYLGPEIISHLVMHGPSVTEVIKNLITCLRKTEDDISSIYMESLKRGYQRYESELSCDGGESRVEKCLQVCRELAGRLSGMYVGAARNKHRLEILSVVKEGVEFAFRDAPKQMLFLEVAILPFATRLSVPDIIDIKREVQGRIVHVNTDEDPSGWRPCFTFLETLEEKCLKTEDVQDDKEGVAVKRKGRPKKRAETERKRLFDEESGSDEDESISGGSDKEDKGDFVDEDAPLIETIRSAARRRALRGERSK encoded by the exons ATGGAAGGCGCT AAAAGGACAAGAGATCAGGATCAGGATGACGACAACAGCGGCGGCGGAGAGAATCAGAATCAGAAACAGGAGCGGAGCACCAGCCAAGACCAGAAGAGCCCTGAGCTCGATGATGACGATTTCCAGGAAACCCGTCCTCAGTCCAAGCGCAGTCGCACCCTTCCTTCCCATCAGAATCTCATAG AGGTTGTGAAAGGGAAGGTGGATCTTATTCCTAAAGCCGTCAAGATCTGGGTTGAAAGATATGAAAACTCTCCTAACCTTGCTACCTCTGAACTCTTGTCCATGCTCTTTCAG gctTGCGGTGCTAAATACTCCATCAAGGAAGACCTGCTTGATGAGACTGACGTCGATGATGTTGTCGTTGCCCTTGTTAATCTTGCTAGATCC GGGGAAATTGAAGATTATCATACTTCTAGAAAGAAGGAACACAAGAACTTCAAAGAAAATCTTGTTTCTTTCTGGAATTGCTTAATTACCGACTCCCAGAATGGACCCTTGTTTGATAAACTCTTGTTTGACAAGTGCATGGACTTCATTATCGCACTCTCATG TACTCCACCTCGAGTTTACCGCCATACTGCCACGCTTATGGGTCTCCAACTTGTCACTTCCTTTATTTCTGTTGCCAACACTCTCGGTTCCCACCGTGAAACCACCCAAAGGCAATTGAATGCTGAAACCAAGAAAAGACCTGACGGCCCTCTTCTTCACTCCCTCAACAAAAGGTTGTCTCTTTCTCACCAACACATTACTACTTTGGAGGACATGATGCGCAAAATTTTCACTGG GTTGTTTGTACACCGATATCGAGATGTTGACCCCGATATTAGGATGTCTTGCATTCAGTCTCTGGGCATTTGGATCTCTTCTTATCCTTCTCTTTTCTTACAAGATCTCTACTTAAAGTATCTTGGATGGACGCTTAATGACAAA GCTGCCGGAGTGAGGAAAGCTTCTCTCCTCGCATTGCGAAAACTTTATGAGATGGATGAAAACGTCCCCACTCTTGGTCTATTCACTGAGAGATTTTCCAATCGAATGATCGAGATGGCTGATGATGTTGATTTGTCTGCAGCTGTCTGTGCTATAGGGCTTGTAAAGCAGTTGCTAAG ACACCAGCTGATTCCTGATGACGACCTTGGCCCTTTGTACGATTTACTTATTGATCAACCCCAGGAAATTAGACGTGCCATTGGAGAGTTAGTGTATGACCACTTGATCGCACAAAAGTTCAACAGTTCTCCATCCGGTCTTACAG GTCATGATGATTCTTCCTCTGAGATCCATATCTTCAGAATGTTACAAATATTACGGGAGTTTTCCACAGATCCAATCTTAAGCGTTTATGTAATTGATGATGTTTGGGAGTACATGAAGGCCATGAAG GACTGGAAGTGTATCATCTCTATGCTTTTGGATCAGAATCCTCGGACTGGGTCTACTACTGACGAAGACTCAACAAACTTGGTCAGACTTCTGTTTGCGTCAATCAGAAAGGCTGTCGGAGAGAAGATAATCCCTTCAACGGATAATCGAAAGCAGTATCACAGTAAAGCTCAGCGA GAAATGTTTGAAAACAACAGGAAAGATATAACGGTTGCAATGATGAAGAACTATCCACAACTTCTACGTAAATTCATGGCTGACAAAGCGAAAGTGTCATCTCTGGTGGAGATTGTTATGTTTATGAAACTCGAGCTCTATTCTCTTAAACGACAGGAGCAG AGTTTTAAGGCCGCCGTCCGATTAATTAAGGATGCGTTTTTCATGAACGGGGAGAAGGAAGCACTAAGATCTTGCGTTAAGGCTATAACATTTTGTGCGTCGGAAAGTAAAGGGGAACTTCAAGATTTTTCCCGTGGGAAGCTTAAAGATCTTGAAGATACGCTTTTCGATAAACTCACTTCTGCAATTAAAGAAGTCAAG GATGGAAATGATGAATACTCCCTCCTTGTAAATCTGAAAAGGTTGTATGAGCTTCAGTTGTTAAAGCCTGTTCTTGGTGAGAGCATGTACGATGAGCTTGCTATGACACTCCATGATTTCAGAAATTTGGACGAAGAG GTTATCTGTTTTCTCCTCCTGAACATGCATATGTACGTGGTGTGGTCTCTGCACTCCGTCGTAAATTGTGAAACTGTCTCCGAAGCTTCCTTATCTTCCCTTATATCAAAACGCGATATCCTGTTTGCGGAGCTTACTTACTTCCTAAATGGAGTTGAGGAATCGAGAAAATATGGTAATCAGCTAGCTCTCAGG ATTTGTGCTTTACTTGCGGAAGAGTGGTGTCTTTTTAGAAAGTCAACTTTTGAGTCTAGTAAACTTGAAATGTTAGGATATTGTCCAGAGAGTGTTATTCTCAAGAAATTTTGGAAACTCTGTGAAGAAATTTTTAACACATCAG ATGAGACGGATGAGGAGGATGAAAATAAGGAGTATGTTGCTGAGACGAACAGAGATGTTGCAGCCATTGCTGCCTGCAAGTTGGTTAATTGTGGTGTGGTGCCGAAG GACTATCTAGGACCAGAGATAATATCTCATCTTGTTATGCATGGACCTAGTGTTACAGAAGTCATAAAGAATCTTATAACATGCTTAAGGAAAACAGAAGATGACATCTCCAGTATCTATATGGAATCCTTGAAAAGG GGATATCAACGGTATGAAAGCGAACTTTCTTGTGACGGTGGAGAATCAAGAGTGGAAAAATGTCTTCAAGTGTGCCGGGAGCTTGCTGGTCGGCTATCAGGAATGTATGTTGGTGCTGCTCGCAACAAACACAGACTGGAGATTTTGAGCGTGGTCAAGGAAGGTGTTGAGTTTGCATTTAGGGACGCACCGAAACAAATGTTGTTTCTGGAAGTTGCTATCCTTCCATTTGCAACGAGACTCTCAGTGCCGGACATCATTGACAT TAAGAGGGAGGTTCAGGGGCGTATAGTGCATGTTAATACAGATGAAGACCCCAGCGGATGGCGTCCTTGCTTTACCTTCTTAGAAACATTGGAGGAGAAATGCTTAAAAACCGAGGATGTACAAG ACGACAAGGAAGGAGTAGCTGTAAAACGAAAGGGACGTCCCAAAAAACGTGCTGAAACAGAGCGAAAGAGACTGTTTGATGAGGAAAGTGGAAGCGATGAGGATGAATCCATCAGTGGTGGCTCGGACAAAGAAGACAAGGGAGATTTTGTAGACGAGGACGCTCCTCTTATTGAGACAATCAGGTCGGCTGCAAGACGGAGGGCACTAAGAGGCGAACGGTCCAAGTGA
- the LOC106450402 gene encoding trafficking protein particle complex subunit 13: MSTGATQGPHSLAFRVMRLCKPSFHVDPPLRIDPFDLLAGEDFSDDPASASLLRRHLSSAEGVDSDLSYRNRFLISHPTDPIGLSGLLLLPQSFGAIYLGETFCSYISVNNSSTSEVRDVTIKAEIQTERQRILLLDTSKSPVESIRTGGRYDFIVEHDVKELGAHTLVCSALYNDADGERKYLPQFFKFVVANPLSVRTKVRVVKETTFLEACIENHTKANLFMDQVDFEPAKQWTALRLHDPSSQHPPSSDLGGIIPNPPVIIRSGGGIHNYLYKLVPSADVSGQTKLQGSSILGKFQITWRTNLGEPGRLQTQQILGAPVSRKEINMRVVEVPTAIHLNRPFSASLNLTNQTDRQLGPFEVSLLQDESQMEKPVAINGLQKLMLPRLEAFGSSDFQLNLIASKLGVQKIGGITAFDTREKKTYELVPEMEIFVESD; this comes from the exons ATGAGCACCGGCGCGACGCAGGGACCGCACTCGCTCGCCTTCAGGGTGATGCGACTCTGCAAGCCTTCCTTCCACGTCGACCCTCCCCTCCGCATTGACCCTTTCGATCTTCTCGCCGGCGAGGACTTCTCCGACGATCCCGCTTCCGCCTCCTTGCTCCGACGCCATTTGTCTTCCGCCGAGGGCGTCGACTCCGATCTGAGTTACCGCAACAGATTCCTCATAAGCCACCCAACGGATCCAATCGGTCTCTCAGGTCTGCTGCTTCTGCCGCAGTCATTCGGGGCGATCTATCTGGGAGAGACGTTCTGTAGCTATATAAGCGTCAACAACAGCTCCACTTCCGAAGTCAGGGATGTTACCATCAAGGCGGAGATTCAGACAGAGAGGCAGAGGATTCTTCTTCTCGATACCTCCAAGTCTCCTGTTGAATCCATACGCACTGGTGGCCGCTATGACTTCATTGTTGAACACGATGTTAAAGAGCTTGGAGCTCACACCTTGGTTTGCTCTGCCTTGTACAATGATGCTGATGGTGAGCGTAAATACCTTCCCCAGTTCTTCAAGTTTGTCGTTGCTAACCCACTCTCTGTCAGGACCAAG GTTCGAGTTGTAAAGGAGACTACGTTTCTAGAGGCTTGCATTGAGAACCATACAAAAGCAAACCTCTTCATGGACCAAGTTGATTTTGAACCTGCCAAGCAATGGACTGCTCTCAGACTACATGACCCTTCCTCACAACATCCCCCATCCAG TGATCTTGGTGGAATAATACCTAATCCGCCCGTTATAATCCGATCTGGTGGGGGCATCCACAACTATCTCTATAAGTTAGTCCCATCTGCTGATGTTTCTGGCCAAACCAAACTCCAGGGAAGTAGTATCCTCGGTAAATTTCAAATTACATGGCGCACAAATTTGGGTGAACCTGGTCGCTTACAGACCCAACAAATTCTTGGCGCT CCAGTGAGCCGCAAAGAGATTAATATGAGAGTTGTGGAGGTTCCAACTGCTATACACTTGAATAGACCCTTTTCG GCATCCTTGAATCTCACAAACCAAACTGATAGGCAGTTGGGACCCTTCGAGGTTTCACTGTTACAAGATGAATCACAAATGGAGAAGCCGGTTGCAATTAACGGTCTCCAGAAACTG ATGTTACCAAGGCTTGAGGCATTTGGCTCCAGTGATTTCCAATTG AACCTGATCGCCTCCAAACTGGGAGTCCAGAAAATAGGTGGGATCACAGCCTTTGACACAAGAGAGAAGAAAACGTACGAGCTTGTTCCAGAGATGGAG ATATTTGTAGAGTCGGACTAG
- the LOC106450403 gene encoding classical arabinogalactan protein 26-like, translating into MGVSLFVGFTLLSLCLPTSTSELLQFQLSTISAAPSFLPEAPSSFSASPPEATSPDISPLFPTPGSSEMSPSPSESSAMPTIPSSLSPPNPDAVARDPLLDTSPVGSPLPASSSVSLVWSPLSLLLVFPMLLLLPFSRFSS; encoded by the coding sequence atgGGCGTCTCTCTGTTCGTCGGCTTCACCCTTCTCTCACTCTGTTTGCCCACTTCAACATCCGAGCTTCTACAGTTTCAGCTCTCCACCATATCAGCTGCACCTTCGTTTTTACCCGAAGCGCCTTCTAGTTTCTCAGCTTCACCTCCGGAGGCTACGTCTCCGGATATCTCTCCTCTGTTCCCTACTCCGGGTTCGAGCGAAATGTCTCCTTCTCCGTCAGAATCTTCTGCCATGCCGACAATCCCCTCAAGCCTTAGTCCACCAAACCCAGATGCTGTGGCTCGTGATCCTCTGCTTGACACTTCTCCGGTGGGGTCTCCTCTGCCTGCATCTTCCTCTGTGTCTTTGGTCTGGTCACCACTCTCTCTGCTTCTTGTGTTCCCCATGTTGCTGCTACTACCTTTCTCCAGATTCTCTAGTTAA
- the LOC106450404 gene encoding protein NETWORKED 3C-like, whose amino-acid sequence MVGEEEEKRRWWWFESHHHKTTTTTTSSKHSQWLHSTLAELDSKTNAMLSLIEEGGNADSFAQRAETYYKKRPELIAFVHDFYRAHRSLAHRFHHLKSSPIDHSLSELLDDPLSEIEDPDDEEEAVEDASSTSKKLEQERLKLIQENDALKRQLLEKDEEKREVIRQLSLTVETLKDENLSLKRRLLPSVSLKKLRGFHLDYTFLGKLFYNGNAPSSW is encoded by the coding sequence ATGgttggagaggaagaagagaaaaggaGATGGTGGTGGTTCGAGAGTCATCATCACAAGACAACGACGACGACGACCTCCTCTAAGCATTCTCAATGGCTCCATTCCACACTTGCAGAGCTTGATTCCAAGACCAATGCCATGTTGTCGCTTATAGAGGAGGGTGGTAACGCCGATTCTTTTGCGCAGCGTGCCGAGACTTACTACAAGAAACGTCCTGAGCTTATCGCCTTCGTCCACGATTTCTATCGTGCTCACCGTTCCTTAGCCCACCGTTTCCATCACCTTAAATCATCCCCTATCGACCACTCCCTTTCCGAGCTCCTTGATGATCCCCTTTCCGAGATTGAAGACCctgacgacgaagaagaagctgttgaagacgccTCCTCCACTTCGAAGAAACTGGAACAAGAAAGGTTGAAGCTCATCCAAGAGAATGATGCTCTGAAAAGACAGCTGCTAGAGAAGGacgaagagaagagagaggtcATTAGGCAGCTTTCCCTTACTGTTGAGACCCTCAAGGACGAGAACTTGAGTCTCAAGAGACGTCTTCTTCCCAGTGTGTCTCTCAAGAAACTCAGAGGTTTCCATCTCGACTACACGTTCCTCGGGAAGCTGTTCTACAATGGAAATGCGCCATCTTCATGGTAA
- the LOC106394379 gene encoding zinc finger protein CONSTANS-LIKE 13-like, whose translation MEKEEEEGTHLQNHRTCDYCESSVALVYCKADSAKLCLACDNQVHVTNQLFSKHFRSLLCDSCDDSPSAVFCDTESSVLCQNCDWQHHTSASSLHSRRPLEGFSGCPSVTELLALVGLDDLTDKALFLPHPGGGSEQTPPQIVSLNDLVASDGSSHNYRAMDVPPLPKNRHATCGRHKEEMIRQLRELSRSEPSCLKYETLDADLDTTGFLFLEPGNDLFSSTFESQVSGLKWFEDQQEDYYPYSDDNNVNQRGCCTHQQESSPVMVPVSTSTTTTRLTHEINSLERNSALSRYKAKKKSRRYEKHIRYESRKVRAETRTRIRGRFAKSHP comes from the exons atggaaaaagaagaagaagaaggaaccCATCTTCAGAACCATCGCACCTGCGACTATTGCGAGTCCTCGGTGGCTCTCGTCTACTGCAAGGCAGACTCAGCCAAGCTCTGTCTCGCCTGCGACAATCAAGTCCACGTAACGAACCAGCTGTTCTCGAAACACTTCAGGTCACTTCTCTGCGACTCGTGCGACGACTCTCCCTCTGCCGTGTTCTGCGACACAGAAAGCTCAGTGCTATGCCAGAACTGCGACTGGCAACACCACACCTCCGCGTCCTCGCTTCACAGCCGCAGACCCTTGGAAGGGTTTTCGGGGTGTCCTTCGGTGACAGAGCTACTGGCACTCGTGGGCCTCGATGACCTCACTGACAAAGCTCTGTTCCTTCCTCATCCCGGAGGAGGATCGGAGCAGACCCCTCCGCAGATCGTTAGCCTTAACGATCTCGTTGCTTCCGACGGCTCGAGTCACAATTACCGGGCCATGGATGTTCCTCCCCTCCCTAAG AATCGCCACGCCACCTGCGGGAGACACAAAGAGGAGATGATCAGACAGCTCCGTGAACTCTCGAGATCCGAGCCTAGTTGTCTCAAATACGAGACCCTTGATGCTGATCTCGACACCACCGGATTCCTCTTTCTCGAACCGGGAAACGATCTGTTCTCTTCTACATTTGAATCTCAG gTGAGTGGACTGAAATGGTTCGAGGATCAACAAGAAGACTATTATCCGTATTCAGATGATAATAATGTAAACCAGAGAGGCTGCTGCACTCACCAACAAGAGTCATCGCCCGTGATGGTTCCGGTTTCCACTAGTACTACTACGACAAGGTTGACACATGAGATCAACAGTCTTGAGAGAAACTCTGCTCTCTCTCGCTACAAAGCCAAGAAGAAATCTCGAAG GTACGAGAAGCACATCAGATATGAATCACGCAAGGTTCGTGCAGAAACCAGGACAAGAATCAGGGGACGTTTCGCTAAGTCACATCCATAA
- the LOC106450407 gene encoding glutaredoxin-C13-like: MDKVMRMSSERGVVIITKSSCCLCYAVQILFRDLRVQPTVHEIDTDPDCREIEKALLRIGCSTAVPAVFVGGKLVGSTNEVMSLHLSGSLVPLIKPYQSLLY, translated from the coding sequence ATGGACAAGGTGATGAGAATGTCGTCAGAAAGAGGAGTGGTGATCATCACGAAGAGCTCATGTTGTCTCTGCTACGCCGTTCAGATCCTGTTCCGTGACCTTAGGGTTCAACCAACGGTCCACGAAATTGACACCGACCCCGACTGCCGTGAGATCGAGAAGGCTCTTCTCCGGATAGGCTGCTCCACGGCGGTACCAGCTGTCTTCGTAGGTGGCAAGCTCGTTGGTTCCACCAATGAAGTCATGTCCCTTCACCTTAGTGGCTCTCTCGTCCCCTTGATCAAACCTTATCAGTCTCTCCTTTACTAG
- the LOC106450408 gene encoding putative glutaredoxin-C12, which produces MERVRDLASKKAAVIFTKSSCCMCHSIKTLFYELGASPAVHELDKDPQGRDMEQALFGASGSTQAVPAVFIGGRYVGSAKDIISFHVNGSLKQMLKDSKAIWL; this is translated from the coding sequence ATGGAACGAGTAAGGGATCTGGCATCGAAGAAAGCGGCAGTGATATTCACGAAGAGCTCGTGTTGCATGTGTCATAGCATCAAGACTCTCTTCTACGAGCTAGGGGCAAGTCCTGCGGTCCATGAACTCGACAAGGACCCACAAGGCCGAGACATGGAACAAGCCCTCTTTGGGGCCTCCGGCTCTACTCAGGCTGTCCCGGCGGTTTTCATAGGTGGGAGGTACGTCGGCTCAGCTAAAGACATCATCTCCTTCCACGTGAATGGCTCGCTCAAGCAAATGCTAAAGGACTCCAAAGCAATTTGGTTGTGA
- the LOC106454807 gene encoding glutathione S-transferase T3-like produces MDSNPYRHNPNFVDLLNSQQDVAFGSYEDSVELSSSQVPFLPTQGTADSNFVGNTPPDRKERKKWTPSDDMLLISSWLNTSKDAVVNNEQKLGAFWSRVAAYFSASQVSGGEQREGNNCKHRWHKINEQVCKFCGAYEAATRERSSGQNENDVVKRAHEIFFNNYNKRFLLEHAWKELRNDQKWCELSSSKNAGSSKKRRVDEDGADGPSSQPSETLRPEGVKAAKARGKKTAVEENAQKENAAKEFQSMSSLKEQDLVLKDRLSKNMLLDSLINKTGPLDDEEQALKKKLIGDLMWKEFTGVELLSMTGHESGAVSCLVVVTRVEAFWSRE; encoded by the exons ATGGATTCCAATCCATATAGACATAATCCAAATTTTGTTGATCTTCTAAATAGTCAACAAGATGTGGCTTTTGGTTCCTATGAAGATAGTGTCGAGCTATCTTCAAGCCAAGTTCCTTTTCTTCCCACTCAAGGTACAGCTGATTCGAACTTCGTTGGAAACACTCCTCCTGACCGTAAGGAACGAAAGAAGTGGACGCCTTCGGATGATATGTTGCTCATTAGCTCGTGGTTAAACACGAGCAAGGATGCAGTGGTTAACAATGAGCAAAAATTAGGCGCTTTCTGGTCAAGAGTAGCAGCATATTTTTCAGCGAGTCAGGTCTCTGGAGGCGAACAGAGAGAGGGAAATAATTGTAAGCATCGATGGCACAAGATAAATGAACAAGTTTGCAAGTTCTGTGGCGCCTATGAAGCTGCAACAAGGGAGAGAAGTAGTGGCCAGAACGAGAATGATGTGGTGAAACGTGCGCATGAAATTTTTTTCAACAACTATAATAAGAGATttctccttgaacatgcttggaaGGAGCTGAGGAACGATCAGAAGTGGTGTGAGCTTTCATCTTCCAAAAACGCAGGAAGCTCAAAAAAAAGAAGGGTTGATGAGGACGGGGCAGACGGTCCAAGCTCTCAACCAAGTGAAACCCTGCGTCCAGAGGGAGTTAAAGCCGCTAAAGCCCGTGGTAAGAAGACGGCGGTTGAGGAGAATGCGCAGAAGGAGAATGCGGCCAAGGAGTTTCAGTCTATGTCGTCATTAAAAGAACAAGACTTGGTCTTGAAAGATCGCTTGTCTAAGAACATGCTTCTAGACAGTTTAATTAACAAAACAGGACCTCTAGATGATGAAGAACAAGCCCTCAAGAAGAAGCTCATCGGTGATTTGAT GTGGAAAGAGTTCACGGGAGTGGAGCTGTTGTCAATGACTGGTCACGAGAGTGGAGCTGTTTCTTGTCTTGTAGTGGTCACGAGAGTGGAAGCTTTT TGGTCACGAGAGTGA